The following coding sequences lie in one Methanooceanicella nereidis genomic window:
- a CDS encoding FumA C-terminus/TtdB family hydratase beta subunit, with translation MEYHLSTPVSREDIKKLKAGDVVYISGTFLTARDKAHMRILEYFSSGKQLPFDLEGSVIFHGAPVVEKEGEEWKIVAIGPTTSARMNDLEPDVIRNGGILIVGKGGMDKSTLKALHDSCSAYLSMTGGIAVIGARMVENVAGVEWLDLGLAEAVWKLEVKDFGPLTVTMDAHMNDLYENVRQRVSENIKKMG, from the coding sequence ATGGAATACCATCTTAGTACGCCAGTCTCCAGAGAGGACATAAAAAAGCTAAAGGCCGGCGATGTAGTGTATATCAGCGGAACGTTCCTTACCGCGAGGGATAAGGCCCATATGAGGATACTGGAATATTTTTCATCGGGTAAACAATTGCCATTTGATCTGGAAGGGTCGGTCATATTCCATGGGGCGCCTGTCGTAGAGAAGGAAGGGGAAGAGTGGAAGATAGTCGCCATAGGCCCAACGACGAGCGCGCGCATGAACGACCTGGAGCCCGATGTCATCAGGAATGGCGGGATCTTGATAGTGGGTAAGGGCGGAATGGATAAAAGTACGCTTAAAGCGCTACACGATTCGTGCTCGGCCTACTTATCCATGACCGGCGGGATAGCTGTGATAGGAGCCCGTATGGTCGAGAATGTCGCGGGCGTGGAATGGCTGGACCTTGGCCTGGCCGAAGCGGTATGGAAGCTTGAAGTGAAGGATTTCGGGCCGCTTACTGTCACCATGGACGCCCATATGAACGATCTTTATGAGAATGTAAGACAGCGAGTTTCGGAAAATATTAAGAAGATGGGGTAG